The proteins below come from a single Vampirovibrio chlorellavorus genomic window:
- a CDS encoding HEAT repeat domain-containing protein: GMDPAMQQQMMMQQMQQPQAPMGMDPAMQQQMMMQQMQQPQAPMGMDPAMQQQMMMQQMQQPQAPMGMDPAMQQQAMQQPMQPAGGSEFQTMRPEELNMIIAAPPSANQKLGAILEFAARQQGNRETYELLKREALAPTNELPPGQAQEDGNLIRQAALFALGNLNRAQNSQVETRALPGLEAINTILKNPKENPAVKAAAVTALGYIDRPNDPVIKGLLNRAAKDPNQDVKNAVQQVQSGLMGAAVQG; encoded by the coding sequence GGGAATGGACCCGGCTATGCAGCAGCAGATGATGATGCAGCAAATGCAGCAGCCACAGGCCCCCATGGGAATGGACCCGGCTATGCAGCAGCAGATGATGATGCAGCAAATGCAGCAGCCGCAAGCCCCCATGGGAATGGACCCGGCTATGCAGCAGCAGATGATGATGCAGCAAATGCAGCAGCCACAGGCTCCTATGGGAATGGATCCGGCTATGCAGCAGCAGGCAATGCAACAACCCATGCAGCCCGCCGGTGGAAGCGAGTTCCAGACCATGCGCCCGGAGGAGCTGAACATGATCATTGCCGCTCCGCCGTCAGCCAACCAGAAGTTGGGAGCCATTCTGGAGTTTGCCGCCCGTCAGCAAGGCAACCGTGAGACCTACGAATTACTGAAGCGGGAAGCCCTGGCGCCGACCAATGAACTGCCTCCGGGGCAGGCGCAGGAAGATGGCAACCTGATTCGTCAGGCGGCCCTGTTTGCCCTGGGTAACCTGAACCGGGCCCAGAACAGCCAGGTGGAAACACGCGCCCTGCCGGGTTTGGAAGCCATTAACACCATTCTGAAAAATCCCAAGGAAAACCCGGCAGTGAAAGCCGCGGCGGTGACCGCGCTGGGTTACATCGATCGTCCCAACGATCCGGTGATCAAGGGGCTGCTGAATCGGGCGGCTAAAGATCCCAATCAGGACGTTAAAAATGCCGTGCAACAGGTCCAATCCGGCTTGATGGGCGCAGCGGTGCAAGGGTAA